Proteins encoded by one window of Arachis hypogaea cultivar Tifrunner chromosome 1, arahy.Tifrunner.gnm2.J5K5, whole genome shotgun sequence:
- the LOC114924398 gene encoding uncharacterized protein, with amino-acid sequence MRFENPAMCDWVNRIEYSLWTQYYDEGRRFRHMTTNISKCVNSILKGVRNLPVCSLVKATYGRLAELFVRKGREAEAQMGTGQQFSKYLVKCIEANLKTARCFTVNVYDRDNSEYTVVETTPTGSFSLGTYKVSLGSQTYDCGYFQALHFPCPHALACCTYSRLTWQPYVHQVYRLSSVFGVYQMGFTPPIPEGFWPPYAGPTVIPDPNMRRAREGRPRSTRIRTNMDDADPNRPKRCGLCRQLGHTRRSCPQAGRPTRTAGN; translated from the coding sequence ATGCGCTTTGAGAATCCGGCAATGTGTGACTGGGTGAACCGAATTGAGTATTCGTTGTGGACACAGTACTATGATGAGGGTCGGAGATTCAGGCACATGACGACCAACATTTCTAAGTGTGTCAATTCAATCCTGAAGGGGGTAAGGAACCTCCCTGTTTGCTCGCTGGTGAAGGCCACATACGGAAGGCTGGCTGAGCTATTTGTCCgtaaggggagggaggccgaggcTCAGATGGGTACCGGACAACAATTCAGTAAATACCTAGTAAAGTGTATCGAGGCCAACCTAAAGACagccaggtgcttcacggtgaaTGTTTATGACAGGGATAACTCGGAGTACACGGTGGTAGAGACGACTCCGACAGGTTCATTCTCACTTGGTACGTACAAGGTCTCACTAGGGTCTCAGACTTATGATTGTGGATACTTCCAAgcacttcatttcccgtgtcCTCACGCACTGGCATGCTGTACTTATTCACGTCTTACTTGGCAGCCTTACGTCCACCAGGTCTATCGCCTTAGTTCCGTTTTCGGTGTCTATCAGATGGGATTTACACCTCCCATTccggagggtttctggccacctTATGCCGGACCTACCGTTATACCGGATCCGAACATGAGGCGTGCGAGGGAGGGTCGTCCAAGGTCCACCCGCATTCGCACCAACATGGATGATGCAGATCCGAACCGGCCAAAGAGATGTGGCCTCTGCAGGCAGCTAGGACACACTCGTCGGAGTTGTCCGCAAGCCGGACGACCCACCAGGACAGCTGGGAATTAA